GTGGCCGGTGACCGCCTCGGGGATCACCGTCGCCGCGAGCGCAAGCGCGACCAGCCTCGGCATCCGGTTGAGGACGAGCAGCGCTCCACCGCCCATCTGGATCGCCGCCGCCGCGCGGGTCGTGCGGACGGGCTCCGGCACGCCCAGCCGTTCCGCGTGGGCAGTCCTTCGATCGATGCCCTGCCAGGCTTCCAGGCCCGAGCTGATCAGCGCCGCTCCGAGGAGCGGACGAGCCAGTCGTCGAATCATCGTTGCGCCTCCGGTGTCTCGATCTCGGAGGAGTACCTACCCACGAGCGGCCGCCTGACGCGCCCGGCTCAGCCGCGCCGGCGAATCCGGTCCGTCCACCGCTTCGCCGCCGGGGCCGGAGGCGGTGGAGCGGCCGGGCGAGCCGCGGCTGACGGCGCCGGCGCCGGCTGCTGAGGAGCAGCTGCCGGTGGCGAGGGCGGATCCGCGTCGACCGGTGCGTCGTAGTCCGTTGCCGCGATGATCGCAACGATGGCATCCGCGTCGAGCTCATCGCTGTCGGGAATCTGCGGCACGAAGCCGACCAGGATGCCGTCGCGCAGCACCATCGCCTCGAGGCCGGCAGCGCCGTCGTTGTCCCAGATGGCCTCGCGCCCGTCCGGGATCACCACCCGCACACCGACGTTGTAGACGCCGGCCCGGCGGTTCACATGCGCGAAGACCGAGCGCGCGCGCAGCTTCTCGACCACCTCGACGGCAACCGTCTCCTCCATGCGCGCAACCGTACGACGAGAAGGTGAGAACTCCGCTCAGGTTCGTCCCGAGAGCAAGTCGGGCGATTCCGCCACGCCGCGACGCAACCGTTCGATGTCGGCCTCGACCATTTCCTTCATCACATCGGTGAGTGTTCTTCCCGGCACCCACCCGAGGATCTCGCGGGCGTGCGTCGCATCGCCCCACAGCTGCGGCGGGTCCATAGGTCGTTCGATGGCGGGATCCTCTCGGACGAACCGCCACGGGTCGTCGAAGCCGGCTACGGCGAACGCGATCTCCGCGAGCTGCCGCAATGAGGTCGACACCCCGGTCGCGATCACATAGTCGTCCGGGACGTCCTGCTGGAGCATGAGCCACATCGCGCGGACGACATCCGCGGCGGCGCCCCAGTCGCGCCGGATCTCGAGCGTGCCGAGCGCGAGGTCGGCACTGCCTCCGGTGGCAAGCGCGGCTGCCGCCTGGGAGATCTTGCGGATGACGAATCTCGGATGCCGCAACGGGCTCTCGTGATTGAACAGGATGCCGTTGCTGACATGCAGGCCGTAGCGGTCCCGGAAGCGGGTCGCCGTCTCGTGCGCGGTCAGCTTCGCCAACCCGTACGGGCTGAGCGGCTGCCGCGGCGTCCGCTCGGTCTGTGGATGCGCCTGTGCAGGCCCGAAGATCTCTGCGCTCGACGCCTGGAAGAACCTCGGCGCCGAGCCGCACTCGTCCCGGTAGCGGAGCAGCACCTCGAGCAGCCGGCCGACGGCGACCCCGTTGACCTCGGCGACCTCGCGCTCGTCGACCCACGACGAGCCGACCGAGCTCAGCGCGGCCAGGTTGTAGACCTCGTCGGGTCGAGCCTCGTAGATCAGCCGTCGCATCGCGGCTGCGTCGCGAACGTCTGCCTCGACGACATCGACCCCGTCGAGGTACGCCGCGAGCCGCAGCTGGTCGGGATGGCCGGACCGAACCGTGCCAACGACCTGGTAGCCCTGTGCGATCAGGAAGCGCGCAAGGTGGACGCCGTCCTGCCCACCGACGCCGGTGATGAGTGCGGAACGGACCACGCGCGCAGACACTACAGTCTGTGCGAACGCGCATCGGAGGGGACGACATGGCCAAGCGCGCCCTGATCACCGGAATCACCGGCCAGGACGGCTCCTACCTGGCCGAGTTGTTGCTCGCCAAGGGCTACGAGGTGCACGGCATCATCCGCCGCGCATCGTCGTTCAACACCCATCGGCTCGATCATCTGTACGTCGACGCGCACGAGCCACACGCTCGGTTGTTCCTCCACTTCGGCGACCTCACCGACGGCACCAGACTCGTGACGCTGCTCAGCAAGGTGCAGCCCGACGAGGTCTACCACCTCGCGGCACAGACTCACGTCCGCGTGTCGTTCGACGAGCCGGAGTACACCGGGCTCACCACCGGGCTCGGGACCACCCGGCTGCTCGAGGCGATCCGCGCAACCGGGCTCGCCACCCGCTTCTATCAAGCCTCGTCCTCCGAGATGTTCGGTGCCGCGCCGCCGCCGCAGGACGAGACGACTCCCTTCCACCCGCGCTCCCCGTACGGCGTTGCGAAGGTCTACTCGTACTGGATGGCTCGCAACTACCGCGAGGCGTACGGGCTGTTTGCCTGCAACGGCATCCTGTTCAACCACGAGTCGCCGCGCAGAGGCGCGACGTTCGTCACACACAAGATCACGCGCGCCGCGGCTGCCATCGCGACCGGACAGCAGCAAGACCTGTATCTCGGCAACCTCGACGCCGTACGCGACTGGGGCTACGCCCCGGAGTACGTCGAGGCGATGTGGCTCATGCTCCAGCAGGACGAGCCCGACGACTACGTCGTGGCAACCGGCGCGCCTTACTCGGTGCGCGACTTCGTGCAGTTCGCGTTCGACCACGTCGGGTTGGACTGGCAACGACACGTGCGCTTCGACGAGCGATACGTCCGGCCGGCCGAAGCGGACTCGCTGGTCGGCGACGCGAGCAAGGCTGCGATGGCGCTCGGCTGGAAGGCGATGGTTCTGGCGCCGGAGCTTGCGCGCATCATGGTCGACGCCGACCTTGCCGAGCTGGCCGGCGGCGCCGACAACGAGAGATCGTGACCGGCCCTGCTGACGCCTAGGTGCACGCGCGGCAACGACTGAGGGCGATCCGCGAGCGCTCCATCTCGGCCATCTCCCGCCGGCACGACGAGCAGATGAAGACCGGCTCCTCGGCCTCGACCTCGCTTCGCTCGACCGGCTCGGGTTCCACGGTCCGTCGGTGCCGGCGCAGCCGTGAGATCGGCAGGCCGGACGTGGGAGTCATGGTTGCCTTCCGCGCGCGAGAGGTCTTTCGGGGGACACTTCCTTCATCGACCCGGAACCTGACGGATTGCTGATCCGTTCGCCGGTCACGCCGACACCCAGTGGGCTTAGTGACGCTCCGGCGACGCGTGCGTTCGGCGTAAAGGCGGTTACACCAGCGCGTAGTGGCGCACACCGTCGCGCACCTGGAGCGCCACCCGGCCCTGCGCGACGAGAAGGTCGAGGTGCGCGCCGGTCTCGCAGACCGCGAGGAACCGGTTGAACAGATCCAGCGCGTCGAAGCGACGCCCCCGTCTGGTCCACGACACCTCCACGGCAACGCCGGCGGCAGTGTCGACGCCCCACCCCAGCACGGCGGTCATCGCATCGAGCCGGGCTCGGTGATGCTCGACGAGCTCGTCGACACGTGCATGCACGCTGCCGGTCACCGGTCCGTGCGCGGGCAGCAGCATCGCATCGGGTCGGCTGCGGACGAGTGCCAGGGACGCGAGAAACGACCCGAGCGGGTTGCTCGCGACGACCGGCTCGAAGCCGATGGACGGCGTGATCGTCGGGAGCACGTGGTCACCCGCGAACAGCAACCCGCCGGCGAGATCGTGGAACACGACGTGACCACGGGTGTGACCGGGAGTCTCGACCACCTCGAGCCCACGACCGTTGACCGAGATGACCTCGCCGTTCGTGAACCAGTCGTCAGGCAGCTCCCAGTCCATCCGATCGACCGCACCGAGGTGCGCTTCGAGCTGGTCCGCGAGGTCATCGGCTGCGAGCTCCCGCAGCATCCGGATCTGCTCCTCCACCGGATGCCGGCCCGGCCGCATGATCGCGTCGAGCGCCCATCGCTCCTCGGCCCCGAGGCTCACCCTGGTGCCGAACTCCTGACGAATCCGGATCGCCTGGCTGTAGTGGTCTCGATGGACGTGCGTGACGAGGAAGCGCGCGATGTCGCCGATTTCGATGCCGAGCTCGGTCAGCGCGTCCCTGAGCCGGGTCATCGCCTCGGGCACCGACCAGCCCGCGTCGACAAGCACCGGTCCGTCGGGCCCGGTCACCGCGTAGACGTTGACGGCCCGTAACCCGTCGTTCGGTAACGGCAACGGAATCCGGTAGACGCCCGGCGCCACCTCATCGACGCCGGGCGTGGTCCAGTCCGCCGTGCTCACCCGTCCT
The nucleotide sequence above comes from Mycobacteriales bacterium. Encoded proteins:
- the gmd gene encoding GDP-mannose 4,6-dehydratase translates to MAKRALITGITGQDGSYLAELLLAKGYEVHGIIRRASSFNTHRLDHLYVDAHEPHARLFLHFGDLTDGTRLVTLLSKVQPDEVYHLAAQTHVRVSFDEPEYTGLTTGLGTTRLLEAIRATGLATRFYQASSSEMFGAAPPPQDETTPFHPRSPYGVAKVYSYWMARNYREAYGLFACNGILFNHESPRRGATFVTHKITRAAAAIATGQQQDLYLGNLDAVRDWGYAPEYVEAMWLMLQQDEPDDYVVATGAPYSVRDFVQFAFDHVGLDWQRHVRFDERYVRPAEADSLVGDASKAAMALGWKAMVLAPELARIMVDADLAELAGGADNERS
- a CDS encoding GDP-mannose 4,6-dehydratase; protein product: MVRSALITGVGGQDGVHLARFLIAQGYQVVGTVRSGHPDQLRLAAYLDGVDVVEADVRDAAAMRRLIYEARPDEVYNLAALSSVGSSWVDEREVAEVNGVAVGRLLEVLLRYRDECGSAPRFFQASSAEIFGPAQAHPQTERTPRQPLSPYGLAKLTAHETATRFRDRYGLHVSNGILFNHESPLRHPRFVIRKISQAAAALATGGSADLALGTLEIRRDWGAAADVVRAMWLMLQQDVPDDYVIATGVSTSLRQLAEIAFAVAGFDDPWRFVREDPAIERPMDPPQLWGDATHAREILGWVPGRTLTDVMKEMVEADIERLRRGVAESPDLLSGRT
- a CDS encoding DoxX family protein; translation: MIRRLARPLLGAALISSGLEAWQGIDRRTAHAERLGVPEPVRTTRAAAAIQMGGGALLVLNRMPRLVALALAATVIPEAVTGH
- a CDS encoding MBL fold metallo-hydrolase, translated to MSTADWTTPGVDEVAPGVYRIPLPLPNDGLRAVNVYAVTGPDGPVLVDAGWSVPEAMTRLRDALTELGIEIGDIARFLVTHVHRDHYSQAIRIRQEFGTRVSLGAEERWALDAIMRPGRHPVEEQIRMLRELAADDLADQLEAHLGAVDRMDWELPDDWFTNGEVISVNGRGLEVVETPGHTRGHVVFHDLAGGLLFAGDHVLPTITPSIGFEPVVASNPLGSFLASLALVRSRPDAMLLPAHGPVTGSVHARVDELVEHHRARLDAMTAVLGWGVDTAAGVAVEVSWTRRGRRFDALDLFNRFLAVCETGAHLDLLVAQGRVALQVRDGVRHYALV